The following coding sequences lie in one Rhinolophus ferrumequinum isolate MPI-CBG mRhiFer1 chromosome 16, mRhiFer1_v1.p, whole genome shotgun sequence genomic window:
- the UBTD1 gene encoding ubiquitin domain-containing protein 1 isoform X2 has product MGNCVGRQRRERPAAPGHPRKRAGRNEPLKKERLKWKSDYPMTDGQLRSKRDEFWDTAPAFEGRKEIWDALKAAAYAAEANDHELAQAILDGASITLPHGTLCECYDELGNRYQLPIYCLSPPVNLLLEHTEEESLEPPEPTPSVRREFPLKVRLSTGKDVRLNASLPDTVGQLKRQLHTQEGIEPSWQRWFFSGKLLTDRTRLQETKIQKDFVIQVIINQPPPPQD; this is encoded by the exons GACGCAATGAGCCGCTGAAGAAGGAGCGGCTCAAGTGGAAGAGCGACTATCCCATGACTGATGGGCAGCTGCGGAGCAAGCGGGATGAGTTCTGGGACACAGCACCTGCCTTCGAGGGCCGCAAGGAGATCTGGGACGCCCTCAAGGCGGCCGCCTACGCGGCTGAGGCCAACGACCACGAGCTGGCTCAGGCCATCCTGGACGGAGCCAGCATCACCCTGCCGCATG GCACCCTCTGTGAATGCTATGACGAGCTGGGCAATCGCTACCAGCTGCCTATCTACTGCCTTTCGCCACCCGTGAACCTGCTGCTGGAGCACACGGAGGAGGAGAGCCTGGAGCCCCCGGAGCCCACGCCCAGCGTGCGTCGCGAGTTCCCACTAAAGGTGCGCCTGTCCACAGGCAAGGACGTGAGGCTCAACGCCAGCCTGCCCGACACGGTGGGGCAGCTCAAGAGGCAGCTGCATACCCAGGAGGGCATTGAGCCATCCTGGCAGCGATGGTTCTTCTCCGGGAAGCTGCTCACAGACCGCACGCGACTCCAGGAAACCAAGATCCAGAAAGATTTTGTCATCCAGGTCATCATCAACCAGCCCCCGCCACCCCAGGACTGA